The DNA window ATTCCATACACGACCACCTCCTTCTCGCTGACCCGTCCGAGCGGTTTGATCCGCGGAATGTACCCGGTCCCCTCCGGCAGGGTGCCGGCGATCCGGGTGAGGTCTCCGCGCAGGTAATTCATCAGAACCGACTGGGCCTCGTCGTCCAGACAGTGGCCGGTCGCGAGGACACCCGCCCCTGCCTCCACGGCAGTCTGCTGCAGTGCCTGTCGCCGGTAGACTCCGCAGACAGAACAGGCCCGTTCCCTGTTTCCGATCAGCAGGCTATCGAGGTCGGCTCCGAAGAGATCCTGAAACGAGACGATGATATGCCGGATCCCGAGCCTGTGGGTCAGGCGCCGTGCCGCTGCCAGTGTCTCATCGCGATAGTCTCTGATCCCTTCGTCGACGGTGATGGCGACCAGGCGGTCTGCAGCCCTCTTCCCGAGCAGCATGTTCATAAGCCAGAGCAGCACCGTGCTGTCCTTGCCGCCGCTGAGCGCGACTGCTATCCGTTCGTTATCTGCAAGGGTGTATGAGGCGAGCATGCCGGCAGTCTTCGCCTCCACCTTCTCCATCAGGTGTGCTCCACAGAGGTGCGCCCCATCTCCCCGGGAGAAGTAGACCGCGTGCTCGTTGCAGCGATCGCAGGCGATCATCTATCCTCCATGGACGATGCTGATCACACGGAGATGGTCGCCATCGGAGAGGGGTGTGTCCTCAGGGAGGAGTACACCATCCCTGACCACGATCACCTCTGCAGGGTTCACCCCTGCGGCCACAAGCAGTTCCTCGATGGTATCGCCAGAAGGTGAACAGAGTTTTCTGGTCAGATCCGGGAGTTCAAGGGTAATCATCTGATGTACGATTGGGAGGACCGGTGGTTTAACAGTGCTGAATGAGGATAAGAGGAGTAGATATTTATCTCATAGTAGAGACCCTAACTACCGGATTGATGCTCTGCCGATAGCAATCCTTATCCCCGTTTCAGAATAATCACAATTGTGATTTCTGCTTTGGTAGAAATTTCCGGAATCTAACAGTAAGAGGTTGATCTATGGGAAAAATTTACAACAACATCACAGAGACCATCGGGCACACCCCGTTGGTCAGGTTGAACCGGCTGACCGAGGGGATACCGGCAGAGATCGTCGTCAAGGTGGAGTCATTCAACCCGATGTCGAGTGTCAAGGATCGGATCGGGTTAGCGATGATCGAGGCGGCGGAGCAGCACGGTCTGATTGGGAAAAATACGACGATCGTCGAGCCGACCAGTGGAAACACCGGCGTAGGACTGGCTTTCGTTGCAGCAGCACGCGGATATAAGATCCGGCTTCTGATGCCCGATACGATGACCATCGAACGGAGGAAACTCCTCAAAGCACTCGGGGCAGAACTGGTCCTGACCCCAGGCAAGGATGGGATGAAGGGAGCAGTCAGCGCTGCAGAGGCGATGGTCGCAGAGAACCCGGACCTGCTGTATATCCCTCAGCAGTTTCGAAACCCATCGAATCCTGCCATTCATCGGAGAACCACTGCCGAAGAGATCTGGACAGATACCGATGGAAAGGTGGATATCGTTGTGGCCGGCGTCGGGACTGGTGGGACGATCACCGGTATTGCAGAGGCTATCAAGGCCAAAAAACCGGAATTCAAGGCAATTGCCGTTGAGCCGGCGACGTCCCCGGTCCTCTCAGGAGGAAGTCCTGGACCGCATAAGATCCAGGGGATCGGTGCCGGGTTCATCCCGGATGTGTTGAGGATGGACCTGCTCGACGAGATTGTTCCGGTCAGCAACGAGGATGCGTATGAGATAGCCCGGCGTCTCGCCAGGGAGGAGGGGATCCTGGCAGGGATCTCATCTGGTGCAGCCCTCTATGCGGCTCTGCTGATCGCAAAACGCCCGGAAAACAGTGAAAAAATGATCGTGGTGATCCTCCCGGACACTGGTGAGCGGTACCTCTCCACCGATCTCTTTGATGCATAAGTGACCTGATCATGCTCCTCAAACACCTCAGGGAAGATATCCAGACCATCTTTCAGAAGGACCCGGCAGCCCGATCGATACCGGAGGTGCTCTTCTGTTACCCCGGGTTGCATGCAATCTGGAGTCATCGGATCGCTCACTGGTTATGGGTCCACCATCTCTTCTTTGCAGGACGGTTTGTATCGCATATCGGTCGGTTTTTGACCGGGATTGAAATCCATCCCGGGGCAATGATCGGTCGTCGGGTCTTCATTGACCATGGCATGGGTGTCGTGATCGGGGAGACGGCTGAGGTTGGGGATGATGTCCTGATCTATATGGGGGTCGTGCTTGGTGGGACTGCGCTGGTGAACGAGAAACGTCATCCGACCGTTGAGGATCATGTGATCATCGGTTCAGGGGCCTCGGTGCTCGGTCCGATCACCATCGGAAGCGGGGCTAAGGTCGGGGCCGGTTCGGTCGTGGTTCGGTCGGTACCCCCAGGGGCAACGGTCGTCGGGGTTCCCGGCAGGATTGCCGGGCCCGAGTGTAACCAGGATAGAGATGGGGACCTGGAGGCACCGATGCCGGATCCGATGCTTCGGGTGATCTCCAGGCTGCTCGATCGGCAGAACCAGTTCGAGGAGCGGATCCGGATCATGGAACAGGTGATCCCTGGGCCGCTTGGTCTGGAGAAGCGGGCCGAACTGGAGATGGAGGAGCAGATCAGAGACGCGCTCCGCGAGGTGATCGACCCGGAGGTTGGAATTGATATCGTCGACCTCGGGCTGCTCCGAGATGTGCATGTCACCGCGGACGGGCGTGCAGAGATCGATATGGTGTTGACGACGAAGGGCTGCCCGTTGGTCGATTACCTGAGCCAGCAGGTTCGGCGGAAGGCCGAGGGGATCCCCGGGATCTCCTCGGTTGATGTGAGGGTGCTGGACGAACCCTGGGACTGGAGCAGGTTCGTCCGTCAGAACGGGCAGCTGAAAAAGGTATAGCCCGTGCCGTTGAAGTACTGCTGATGGATAGTCGCGATGAGATGTACGGCCGCTTCTCAGTTGCCCTCGCAAAGCTTGAGGCGTGCAAGGAGTTTGCGGCGCTGATCCCGGAGGTACGGACCAACCTGGTCTATGCAACCGGGGACGCGAAGGAGAGGAGTGATGTGCTCGCTGTTGAAGGGCGCGTGACCATTATCGGTGGAATGCCGCATGCCTCTGGGAAGCCGGTCTTTGGGGCTTCAAGCCATATGGCCAGACTGATGATCGAACTGCGAAAGGTCGATCCCCGTGTGCGGGCCGGCGTGGACTTCGCCAACACGCCTGCGCTGGCAGCATGGCTTGAGGACTACTGTCGGGAGAAACGCTGGATCTTTTCTATGATCGATCGGAGGAACGAGCCGGATTCTATCAAAGAGGAGGAGTGCGCTTCGATGCCATGGAAGGTCGCCGAGGCGGTCAGGGCGGCCGGGAATCGTGCCCCCAAGATCTTCTATGAGACCGGTGCCATCGGCAAGGAGCCGGTCAGTGTGCTGGTCGGCGGGGATCCGATCGAGGTCGTCGAGCAGGTCTGCGAGATTGCGCGGAGGTATGCAGATGAGCGATGAGAAGATCGGGAAGATCGATGCGGCGACTTTCGCCTCGTTCCTGCTCCACCGAACAGGTGCGGCAGATCCCTCGGTGATCGTGCCGCCGACTGCGGGGATCGATGCAGGGGTGGTCGACCTCGGTAACAACAGGGTACTGATCGTGGCCGAGGATCCGATCTTCGCCATCCCCAACCAGCCATACGATCTCTTCGGCTGGCACACGGTCCATATCGGGGCCAGCGATGTCGCCGTGATGGGGGTGAAGCCGCAGTACATGACCTATTCACTGCTGATGCCCCCGGGTACGCCCGACCAGGACTTCCGGACGATCGTGGACGCGATCGACTTGGCTGCAAAGGATCTCGGGATCGCGATCGTCGGCGGACACACCGGGTACTATCCCGGGTTCGCCGCCCCGACGATCGGCGGAATTACGGTTTTTGCGGTGGCAGAGAAAGGGGAGTACATCACCTCTGCAGGTGCTCGACCCGGTGATGATGTGCTGCTGACCAAGGGGCCGGCGATCGAGACCGCGGCTCTCCTTTCAGTGCTCCGTGAAAATGAACTGAAGGCGAAGTACCCGGCCTGGCTTGTGAAGGCTGCGCAGGATCTCTGCTGGCAGATGTCGGTTGTGGCGGATGCGGCCCTCGCCCGTGAGGCTGGCGAGGTGACAGCGATGCATGATGCGACAGAAGGCGGGGTGATCGGCGGACTCTTTGAGATTGCAGCGGCAAGTAACACCGGGATGGTGATCGATGAGGCGCAGATCATCTATCCGAAAGAGGTCAGAATGGTCTGTGAGCAGTTCAACCTGGATCCTCTGGCATCGATCGCCGAGGGGACGCTCCTTCTGACTGCAGATCCGTCCAGTTCTGATGCGATCATCGACCTCCTGACCCGGTCCGGGATCCCGGTGTCGGTGATCGGGAAGGTCACGGACAATCCTGGGGAGCGGACGATCCGACGGGTCGACGGTACCATTGAAGAACTCCATATCCCAGAGCAGGACCCCTTCTGGCCCGTCTTCTTCGAGAGTACGTGCTGAAGGAGACGACTTTTTTTAAGCGTCCATGTCTCATGAGATGGCTTTAGAAAAAATGCGCGGATTATTTCGTCTGTATCTGCCGGAATACCTCGGTGAAAGTCGACTACCGATAAATATCATCATCAACTAATTATGATGATCACCATGCCTGTCCCTGTCAGTGAACTTATGGGCCGAATGAGTCGTTTTAGAACTCAGATGGATAAAAATCATCCTGATTGGGAGATTGTGGCCATTCTCGGAAAGGTCGACCTTTATTACTTCACCGGTACCATCCAGGACGGCATTCTCCTCATTCCCCGGAATGATGAAGCGGTGTTCTGGGTCCGTCAGAGTTATGAACGGGCCCTTGATGAATCCAGGTCCCCCTGCATCAGAAAGATGAGCAGGTACCGTGATATTGCTGCGGTCATGGGGACATTTCCTGCAACGCTGTACCTTGAGATGGAACTGGTGACGATGGCACAGGTTCAGAGACTGCAGAAATCTCTCAATTTTACCGATGTGAAGGCGGTTGATGCCGAGGTGGCCGCTGTCAGGTCGGTGAAGAGCGGCTACGAACTCTCCCTTATGGAGAAGGCTGGAAGGATCCACCGGCATGTGCTGGAGGATTGTATGCCTTCCCTCCTCTCAGAAGGGATCGATGAGGTAGAACTCAACAGCGACCTTTACTCCCTGATGGTGAAGGAAGGTCACCAGGGGATCATCCGGTTTGACATGTTCAATGAGATGATCCTGGGACAGATCGGTTTTGGTGTCAGTTCCATCTATCCGACCTGTGTCAACACCCCTGGAGGGATTTCAGGTATGCATCCGGCGGTACCGCTGATGGGATGCCGGGAGAGGCGACTCCGGAAGGGCGACCTTGTTGTTGTGGATATCGGGTGTGGGGTTGAGGGATACCAGACCGACAAGACCATGACCTACATGTTTGGTTCGCCCATTCCTGATGCAGCGGTCCAGGTGCATGAGCACTGTGTGGATATCCAGAATGAACTGGCTTCGCTCCTGAAACCGGGTGCGATTCCTTCAGAGATCTACTCTACCATCATCGATGGGCTGAGTCCTGAATTCCTAAAAGATTTTATGGGATTCGGAGGGCATCAGGTGAAGTTCCTTGGTCATGGTATCGGATTGTGGATCGATGAAAAACCCGTGATCGCGAAAGGGTTTGATGAACCGCTGGAGGAAGGGATGGTCTTTGCACTTGAGCCCAAAAAAGGAATCCAGGGAGTCGGGCTGGTTGGCATCGAGAATACCTTTGTCGTGACTCCTCAGGGGGGTCGATGCATCACCGGTGATAATCCCGGACTGATCCCGGTATACTGATCCTGAAGTCCATCGTCCACTCCGGTCGACCCACTCTCTACCTCGTCAAATTTTTTTGGATATGAGGATCTGTAAAACAGTTTAATATTTTGAACCAATCGGTTGATCACGCAATCCAGTCTGACCTGATCGGCAAGAACTGTGTCAAGAATTATTTTGACGCCGTTGTTTTAATAGACAATTCACCCGACAGTCCAGGTGATCTCTGCATGCATGGACTTTCCGCGGTACCTGAGCCCGTTATGCTCCATATTGAGGTGATTCCGAAGGTACTGGCGGATAATTCCGTCCTGCTGTTCATCGACGCCGCCCATTCTGGCTCCGAGGTCCATGACGGCGTGGCCGAGTGTCGGATACAACCGACCGTCCGGGTACTCTTTGCAGACGATAGAAGCCGGTACCCCGAGCTGGCGGAGTCCACGGTACAGGCAATCGGCATGGGGGATATCGTTGAACTCGCATCCGAGGACCTTTGGCCAGAGTTCCTTCATCGCAACAGCGATCGGTGGGGGGGTTCCATGCCAGAAGAGGACGACCCTCCCCGAGCAGCAGGTGTTGACTGCTCTGACCACTGCTTCCAGGTCCGGGGTGAAGAGTGAATAGGGAGCGACTAGGAGAGGATACTTTTCTGTGCATCCTGTGTCGAGGTGTTCCCATCCCCCTGCGATGACCGAGATTCGTGACTCCATCGAATGTTTGACTGCACACTTGGTCAGGGAGTCTATCATCGCCTCGGATTTTGTCACTTCGGTGACCCGGTTTCCTTTTCGGGAGATCAGATAGGGGAGCATCGATCTGTCCCCAACCAGCAGTACCGACGAGCCGGACGGGGGGGCGACCCGCTCCATCAGATATTTGGCCTGAGTGACCCATAGCCGGGGATCTGCCATTGAAAGTCGAATTGTCTCTTCTGGTTCCTCTGGGACAAGATGTGGAGTGGAGAGGTACTGGTTATAGGTAAGGCGCCAGGTCTCGACCCAATCTGTGCTGCTATCAGGTTCTTTCATCTGCATCATCTCGTCCAGTCCTCGTCGTATGGGTATTGAATGTGATAGGTCTTTTGATAATATATTGTTCTTAATTATTTCTGAAGTTAATTAAATTTATCTATATCTGTGATGCACCGGCATGTCAGTCCGAGTTTCTATCGCTGGATGATCAGCAGACCTCCGCATCTGGATCGGACTCACACATGACGAAGGTCGGTGAATGCGGCGATCGTAGCACTGGTCGTGACAAGGTCGTCCCTGCTGAGATCATGAACATTGGTGTGTCCGGTCAGACGAGTGAAGTCCTCTAACTCTGCTGTGGTAACGTTGAGGAAGTTTGCCAGTCGGTCGGCCCCAACCTCGCTCTTCATCCTCGGTCGAAGATCGATATCCTGAGTGGTCAAACCCTCCGGGCATCGTCCGGTTGAACAGATCCTGTGCTGCTGACAGCCGCAGGCCATCAGGGCGGCGGTCCCAAGGGCGACAGCGTCCGCACCAAGGGCCAGAGCCTTGGCAATGTCAGAGGAGATCCGAAGCCCGCCGGTGATGACCAGTGACGTCCCGGTTGCACCCAACCGATCCAGTGTCTCCCTCGCCCTGTAGAGGGCGAATATGGTGGGGACCGAGGTCGAAGCTTTAATGAACTTCGGGGCTGCCCCGGTTCCTCCTGGTCGACCATCGATGGTGACAAAGTCGGCCCCTGCATAGACGATTGCCTCGAGGTCAGCTTCGATATGTCCGGCTGCAATCTTGACCCCGACCGGGCGTCCTCCGGAGATCTCCCGGAGCCAGGTTACCTTGGTTTTCAGGTCGTCCCGGGTTTTGATATCAGTGAAACGTGCAGGGCTGATGATATCCGTTCCTTTCGGATACCCCCTGACCGTCGCGATCTCGGGGGTGACCTTCTCACCGGGTAATCGAGCTCCGAGACCTGGTTCTGCAGACTGACCCAGTTTTATCTCGATCGCGTCGACAGACCTGAGCATCTCGGCTGTCACGCTGTACTGGTTCGGAACATACTCAAAGATGTATCGATACGCCTGCGCCTGCTCTTCGGGGAGCACCCCGCCTTCACCCGATCCGATGGCAGTTCTGACCTTGGCTGAACCGCCTGCAAGGGCGATCTTTGTCTCCTTTGAGAGAGCACCAAAGGACATGTGTGTCACATAAAATGGGGTGTCGATCACCAGCGGATGAACTGCCCGGGGACCTATAACGGTTCTGGTTAATACCGGAACGTCTGCATTGATCGGAATGCGTGCGATCTGGGCTCCACAGATCAGCAGTTTGTCCCAGGTTATCACCTGCTGTGTGGTCCGCATCGGCTCGATCACAGACCGTCCGGTCTCTGCCATCTGGTGGATATCGGTCAGGTACTCCTCGATGAAGAGAGGTGCCTCCATACGGTTGAGTAAAGCCTCCGTAACCCTGTCCGGAAGGGCCGGCGGAGTCGCCATCTGACTCGTTGTTCCGCAGACCGGGCAGGTGAACCCGATATGTATCTCCTTTCCCTTTTCGATCACTGGCTGCAGGTGTGAACGGTCTGATCCGCAGATCGGGCAGATCCAGGTATCGGAGAGGTCATAGGGCTCGGCTCCCTTTGGAATGTCATTCTCCTCTTCACCCTCGTTGCTGTCATATTCGAATGAATTACAGACATTACACCGGTAGATCATGATATTGTATCCGTTGAGATTGAGAGGGCGAGGGGGATAAGCGTTGTGACGGCGGGTCTCTCGCTATGGAATGACCTCTTCTATATTCGGTCTTTTTAAAAATATGAATATGGGGAGCACGGTTCCTCTCCTAGGGTCAGATGATCAGTTCAGATTCTCCTTCTGGACGGGTCAGGACGATCCCCGCGATCAGCACCGCGAGTACAGCCACGGTTCCCATAATTTCGTATGGGTTGGTGAACGTGGTGGCATTGCTGACATTACTGACGATCACATGTCGGATCATGCTGGTCAGCCCGGCGATCAGCAGCGGTCGTGGTTCAAAGTGTCGTGTCTGAAAGTAGACGGTCACGGTAGTGAGCAGGGTCAGCACGGTGATCGAGAGAAGGAGTGCTTCGAGAACCTCTACGACTCCCGTCTGCAGATCCGGGGATGAGAAGAGGTCGAGAATCTCTCTGATCGCGTCGTATAGTGAGAAAATGGCGACGATCGAGAAGAGGGCTGCGATAACCACATACGCTGTCAGTTGTATATCTGTGATCACACGGATCACGAAATGTACACTTGTCGCTTCGTCAGGGATTTTTGCCATCCCCAGTCTATCGGCGCATAATAGATATATGCGTGTCGAACTGGTTGGACTGGTAGTGCTCGTCGTCGATGTATGTTCTGATCAGAGGGGAATGATAGAGAAAACGTGCACTTTTCTTTCCACTTTTTCTTTGGGTTCACTCGATGTAAGAAGCCATCAGTCCGAAACCTATTCTCTTCTACGATAGGAGATCTGTCGACTCATCTCAACGGACCACAATAAATATCTGGCCACCTGAACTTTTACCTACCAGGTGAGGTGATGAAGGATATGAGAAGGAAGGAGAGGCAGTTGACACCAGAGGAGACGGATCGCCTTCTTCAGACTGGTGTATTCGGTGTCCTCTCGACGGTGGGTTCAGGGGGAGTACCCTATGGGGTCCCTTTGCATTATGTCTATCACCATAAAGTGATCTACTTTCACTGTGCAACAGATGGCCTGAAGCTGGACCTCCTGGATCAGAATAACCGGGTCTCGTTCTGCGTTGTCGTCGATGCAGTCGTTCTCCCTGAGCGATTCAGCACCCGATATTCCAGTGTGATTCTCTCTGGCAGGGCTTTTGAAGTATTTGACCTGGAGAAGCGGGCCGGCCTGGTGGCACTTCTTGGCAAGTATTCAGCCGGCTATCTCGATCAGGGAACCCGGTATATCGAGAAGGCCTGGGAGAGAACGAAAGTCTACAGGATCGATATCGAGACCTGTACCGGAAAAGGGACGATCACCTCAAAGTCCAGTCGAGACTGAAATTCCACGGGATACGACCCACGGTAGAAGGGGGCCGGTCTGAATGATGGAATCTCTGACCAGCGAGGCATGATGGGGCGAGTTAGATCTGGATCCAGATATGATAATGGCATGGTGACCATCTGGGATGAATCAATGCCCGCAGGTCATCGGAAAAAAACAAATACATTTATATTTCTATAGGTCCTTATAACACCACACGGAGTTGAGTACATCCCATATAATCGAACAACAGATACCCCCCAGGAATACAGTCTTGAAGGTGGGGTAAACTCTTCAGGGGTTCAGACTACCCGCGTCAGGTTGCCCAAGCGATGGAATAAAGAGCAGTTTGCCTCGGCTGATACACTGCTCGGGGCAAATCATATCCGGGTCAGATGCATCGATGGTGTCACCCGGATGGGAAGGATCAAAGGGAAGATCAAGAAAAGATCCTGGATACGTGAAGGAGATACGCTGATCGTGGTTCCATGGAGTTTCCAGGATGAGAAATGCGATATCCTGTACCGCTACCTGCCTCCGCAGGTCGAGTGGCTCCGTAAGAACCATTACATCTGATTCGTCCTCTTTTTTCTTCAGTGCCGGTTCGGTTGTATTCATCTTCCGGGTCATTACGATCAATTGTCACCGAGCGGAGCTGGTCAAGTATCTGGCCGCGTCTGCACGTTCCTATAACAGATCCCAATTATCATCGTGACTGTATCCGCGTCTACGTGTGCTATCCGGTATTCGTTCCACTCGGTCTGACATTTGAAACCGGCGGCGATGATCGCATCAAGCACTGTCATCACCTGTGCTGCTATTCACAGGGGAGGTGATAGGGAGATCTTCAAAAAAAGTGTTCCTTTCCTCTCCACAGTCAATGTGTGTTTCCCCTCGCATACGAAGCGTAAATCCCCACGACGCAGAGGATTGTGAAGAGGATGAACGTATCATGAACACTGATGACGAACTGTGGGTAGAGTGCAGGGACGATCTCAACACGACCGATCACGATCGCAAAGATCATCGAGGCGATTCCCATCGAGAGCATCTGCCCGAGGAGCCTCATCGTCCCGTTCATTCCGGAGGCCACCCCATAGAATCGTCTGTCGACGGAACTCATGATCGCATTGGTGTTCGGTGAAGAGAAGAGCCCTGCTCCGACACCGAGCAGCATAAGGATTGAAAGGATGGACCAGAGCGGTGTGCTCTCAGTGAGGAAGAGACTGAAGAGACCGAGACCAAGGGCTGTACACCCCATCCCGATCGAGGCCACCACCCGTGGTTCAATCCTATCTGAGAGTCGGCCAGCAACGGGTGAGACGATCATCATCATGAATGCCTGGGCGACCAGGATCAGGCCGGCGTGTTCTGGAGTGAAACCCTTGGTATACTGGAGGTCCAGGCTTAAGAGGAACGTCACCGCAAAGGTCGCACTGTAGTTGATCAGGGCGGCGAGGTTTGAGAAGAGGAAGACTCTGTTCTCGACAAAGAGGCGCATGTCGAGGACTGGGGTGGGTACCCGTCTCTCATACCAGATAAAAGCTGAAATCGTGACCAGTCCGACGGCGATTAGGGCCCCTCCGGTGACGGATGGGAGTTGTGAGAAGCCGTACATCATCGCCACCAGCCCGACAGCGTAGATCAGAGAGCCGGCCCGGTCCAAGCGTTCGGTGGGGCAATCTGCCCATTCGCCTTTGAGTTTCCAGATGATGAGCAGCACCGCGGCGACGCCGATGGGGACATTGACGAGAAAGATGGACCGCCAGCCGAAGTACTGGGTCAGCACGCCGCCGAGAGGTGGGCCGAGGGTGAGTCCAAGGTAGACCGATGTGATATAGATCCCGAGCGCTCGCCCACGCCGCTGTTTTGGGACCACCGAGGTGAGGATCGCAACAGCGGTACCGAAGATCATTCCACTTCCGGCCCCCTGGATCACTCGCATCCCGATCAATGCAGGCGTGGATGGAACCATGGTCATCAGAAGCGAGGCGAGGGTGAAGATCGAGAGCCCTGCGAGAAAGACCTTCTTCCTTCCATGGATGTCTGCGATCTTTCCGAATGGAACGATGACGAGTGCAGAAGCGAGCAGGTATGCGGTCGCAACCCAGGAGAGTGAGACTGCATCCATATGAAATTCACCACTGATGAAGGGCAGGGCGATGTTGGTGGCAGAGCCATCGAATGGGGTCAGAAATCCGGAGATAATGGCTATGATGAGGACGATCCGCTCCTCTGAAAAAAATGATGCCGGCGACGATGAAGGCTGTGCATCATCAGCAGTTGCTTTCTGTTCCTTCATCCTGTTCCCACTCCTGGGGTGCTATAGAGACCATACGTTCCAGTCATGATTGTGATCCGACCGTTGTAATATTCTCTTTTCATAGTAAAAAAGAAAGAGGAAACTGTACCCGGGGAGACTGGGGTGGGCCCGGAGATCCTCTCAGATCCAGCTCATTTTTCTACTTCTTCTCCGATACTCAAGTATGGAAGAGATACAGATCATCGAAGTTCTGCCTCAACTGGTACTTGGTATGCGGCAAAAAGGGGCTTATCGTGATATTCCGGCGATGCTCGGCGAGCTCTATATCTATGGGATCTCTCATCAATCAGTCCTGACCGGACCGCCGGTCTTCATCTGCCACGAAGGATCGGTCGAGGAGGCTATGGTCGCCAACGAGACCGGGGATGCCGATATGGAGGTTGCTTTTCCGATAGAAGGATCGATAGAGGGTGAAGGGCCTATATCGATCTATGAACTTCCAGGTGGGAGGATGGCGAAGGTGCTGCACCGGGGGCCCTATGAGGATTGCGGGCCGACCTATACCCGGCTCTTCGCCTGGATAGAGGAGCAGGGGCTTGCCGTCACCGGCCCGGTTCGCGAGGTCTACCTGAACGATCCGACCCTGGTGAAGCCAGAGGAGTTGATGACCGAGATTCATGTCCCGATTTAAGCGCTGGAGAGCGAGGGTTTGATGAAATCTTCCCCTCTTTCTCCCCGGTGGCGTCGGCCTGCCAGATCCGGGTTCGAATGGATTTTTGTAGGTTGGTACAATTCCGTGCAGTCGAACCTACCTGAACCATACTCCTTTATCGGTCTGGGATCCACCTGATCATCAGATGGATGCAGTGATTGAATCAGTGCTGATCGGTCTCGGCCTTGCGATGGACTGTTTTGCTGTCACCCTTGCGACGGGGAGTTCAGCCGGTATCGATCGATTCAAGACAGCGATCATCCTCGCGGCGACATTCGGTCTCTTTCAGGGAGGGATGACGATTGGTGGCTGGTTGCTTGGGATATCCTTCGCTGGTTTCGTCACCAGATATGCACCCTGGATCGCATTTTTGCTGCTGACCGGGATCGGTGTGAAGATGTGTATCGAAGGGGTCAGGGGCGGGGATACCCGGGAACGGCCATCGTCACTCCGTGCCGGTGTGGTCATTGGACTTGCCATCGCCACCAGTATCGACGCGCTGGCAGTCGGGATCAGCTATGCACTGCTCGGAGTCGAACCTGTGATCCCGTCCCTGATCATCGGTGCGGTTGCATTCTGTATTTCGTTTGCCGGGGTCTATGCTGGTATCAGATTGGCACCGGTTCTTGGCACCCGTGTGGACTTCTTTGGTGGGGCTGTGTTGATGTTGATCGGGGTTAAGGTGCTGGCAGATCACCTGGCCCTGATCTGAATGGCAATGAATGAGTTGGTGTGGGTTATACCGGCTATATGGCGATGAATTGTTTTTATTTTTTAAGAATATCCTGAAAAAAGTACAGGGTTTTTATGGTAAGCAGAGATCCTGGCGCCACCTGAATTCCGGCGGTCGTCTTCAGTTTCACTCAGTATTTTTTGTGATGGGAGAGGGATCAGCGCATCTCAAGGAATCTGCGTGTCGAAAGGCCGATGACCCGAAGGATACATTTCAATGTCCTGCGATCCAGTTCGTCAGAC is part of the Methanosphaerula palustris E1-9c genome and encodes:
- a CDS encoding MFS transporter gives rise to the protein MKEQKATADDAQPSSSPASFFSEERIVLIIAIISGFLTPFDGSATNIALPFISGEFHMDAVSLSWVATAYLLASALVIVPFGKIADIHGRKKVFLAGLSIFTLASLLMTMVPSTPALIGMRVIQGAGSGMIFGTAVAILTSVVPKQRRGRALGIYITSVYLGLTLGPPLGGVLTQYFGWRSIFLVNVPIGVAAVLLIIWKLKGEWADCPTERLDRAGSLIYAVGLVAMMYGFSQLPSVTGGALIAVGLVTISAFIWYERRVPTPVLDMRLFVENRVFLFSNLAALINYSATFAVTFLLSLDLQYTKGFTPEHAGLILVAQAFMMMIVSPVAGRLSDRIEPRVVASIGMGCTALGLGLFSLFLTESTPLWSILSILMLLGVGAGLFSSPNTNAIMSSVDRRFYGVASGMNGTMRLLGQMLSMGIASMIFAIVIGRVEIVPALYPQFVISVHDTFILFTILCVVGIYASYARGNTH
- a CDS encoding glutamate synthase-related protein, whose amino-acid sequence is MIYRCNVCNSFEYDSNEGEEENDIPKGAEPYDLSDTWICPICGSDRSHLQPVIEKGKEIHIGFTCPVCGTTSQMATPPALPDRVTEALLNRMEAPLFIEEYLTDIHQMAETGRSVIEPMRTTQQVITWDKLLICGAQIARIPINADVPVLTRTVIGPRAVHPLVIDTPFYVTHMSFGALSKETKIALAGGSAKVRTAIGSGEGGVLPEEQAQAYRYIFEYVPNQYSVTAEMLRSVDAIEIKLGQSAEPGLGARLPGEKVTPEIATVRGYPKGTDIISPARFTDIKTRDDLKTKVTWLREISGGRPVGVKIAAGHIEADLEAIVYAGADFVTIDGRPGGTGAAPKFIKASTSVPTIFALYRARETLDRLGATGTSLVITGGLRISSDIAKALALGADAVALGTAALMACGCQQHRICSTGRCPEGLTTQDIDLRPRMKSEVGADRLANFLNVTTAELEDFTRLTGHTNVHDLSRDDLVTTSATIAAFTDLRHV
- a CDS encoding pyridoxamine 5'-phosphate oxidase family protein; this encodes MKDMRRKERQLTPEETDRLLQTGVFGVLSTVGSGGVPYGVPLHYVYHHKVIYFHCATDGLKLDLLDQNNRVSFCVVVDAVVLPERFSTRYSSVILSGRAFEVFDLEKRAGLVALLGKYSAGYLDQGTRYIEKAWERTKVYRIDIETCTGKGTITSKSSRD
- a CDS encoding phosphate-starvation-inducible PsiE family protein, translated to MAKIPDEATSVHFVIRVITDIQLTAYVVIAALFSIVAIFSLYDAIREILDLFSSPDLQTGVVEVLEALLLSITVLTLLTTVTVYFQTRHFEPRPLLIAGLTSMIRHVIVSNVSNATTFTNPYEIMGTVAVLAVLIAGIVLTRPEGESELII
- the eif1A gene encoding translation initiation factor eIF-1A, with translation MPKRWNKEQFASADTLLGANHIRVRCIDGVTRMGRIKGKIKKRSWIREGDTLIVVPWSFQDEKCDILYRYLPPQVEWLRKNHYI
- a CDS encoding M24 family metallopeptidase, translating into MMITMPVPVSELMGRMSRFRTQMDKNHPDWEIVAILGKVDLYYFTGTIQDGILLIPRNDEAVFWVRQSYERALDESRSPCIRKMSRYRDIAAVMGTFPATLYLEMELVTMAQVQRLQKSLNFTDVKAVDAEVAAVRSVKSGYELSLMEKAGRIHRHVLEDCMPSLLSEGIDEVELNSDLYSLMVKEGHQGIIRFDMFNEMILGQIGFGVSSIYPTCVNTPGGISGMHPAVPLMGCRERRLRKGDLVVVDIGCGVEGYQTDKTMTYMFGSPIPDAAVQVHEHCVDIQNELASLLKPGAIPSEIYSTIIDGLSPEFLKDFMGFGGHQVKFLGHGIGLWIDEKPVIAKGFDEPLEEGMVFALEPKKGIQGVGLVGIENTFVVTPQGGRCITGDNPGLIPVY